The following are encoded in a window of Paludisphaera rhizosphaerae genomic DNA:
- a CDS encoding DUF7379 domain-containing protein, with translation MPTIHRKSGLQITTASGYRVAEIVTSAKPKRRTRSGAFPTAVPMPRNADAETAADDAVVEAFRRQEMELVDQVELEPDSSAPPAAKRGGRAARAAEATEFALSLEPHEDAVVLLEQDGVYSWEFATEATTRSAAGQKRGRAAAPAQRMVKFQITPALQAAPKRGETRRGIIGDFIAEKVRAFVFKFAARIAVGSAMAFLERNVRRGLVAMSDGDPSRWGLLDDPTSLLPKDRPARVLLFVHGTFSSTIGSYGALSATPWGQEFLKAARENYDLVIGFDHATLSNDPLENASDLLARLQSISWPHPPRLDVVTHSRGGLVLRSLSEHLLPLASFPVLIERVVFVAVTNGGTRLAEPANWHAMIDFYTNLSVAACRVIGMMPQAKAVTLVLGEIAQGLGSLVKYLATTIVTERAVPGLAAMEPDGDFIKKLNEEQVNQPSIANSYYCAITSEFEPRVFGGDHEPKEFPGRLLQWIIDVFAKQLIKEANDLVVDTASMTRVDPQLGKYIKDTLDFGKNPQVYHTNYFVRPEVANALARWLRLAGPAEIETRPRSTNTTRGGTRRPKGGKRGLPRAAAFSPDVIEVGGVAGAEIPAAVDTDIVVMAATTPVEEALESIKQDSPSYVVIRREHQGEMLNYAFSSEEVLEQAKIIEGQTSLHSALNLHETGRSDTRSVTDSMIPAASKGFESTTRRAVVLSGYKPVGVLPEESELSNAEELANLARLAVNPTKDADKVLARRAMPTFAIAHGTAPDPTPRPANRGGGGTTRSGDGASRGGGGATRGPGKKTAVEPKVTCHFRAEMEEEVVLNRTTTVEVLVSREVIGKAIHAAASESQVEIDPSRKLLIQVLPKVNFESVDEDWVEIDPPKPGEPTPLYFILRPTHVGEGEVRVVARQGQVPLVTLVLKPQIVKTRGKSPRRASASATTAEAPKLAAPLHQLTIIERRNGDDVSYSYRLQSPALKVLERGDSKPLVGDRKRYVEELYKTIEDRWVSTDGDQDDFLEELRAIGAVMFNELIPDKLQRVLWDYRDQLKSIMVMAEEPFIPWELVHLCAPGKPLGSEERFLGQLGLVRWLDDAGWPNEKVGDHAGKARYVIPSYPHPDYVLPEAEKEWKFLEDEFKATRVEAKSGAVRKLLAQPGAFDLLHFACHGVADQGNISDAQLLMEGRVEGGKYVLDKLTATTVESHANLGSDGRAPIVVLNACQAGRAGYKLTGVGGFAQAFLRRGAGAFVGTLWSVGDSPARTFTESFYTHLKQGAMISEAAVAAREEARKAGDATWLAYVVYGHPHAKLG, from the coding sequence ATGCCGACAATCCATCGGAAGAGTGGCCTGCAGATCACTACGGCCTCCGGCTACCGTGTCGCTGAAATCGTCACGTCGGCGAAGCCCAAACGGCGGACGAGGTCGGGGGCCTTCCCCACCGCAGTCCCGATGCCTCGGAACGCGGACGCGGAGACGGCTGCCGACGATGCGGTCGTCGAGGCGTTCCGCCGGCAGGAGATGGAACTGGTCGACCAGGTCGAGCTTGAGCCGGATAGCTCCGCGCCGCCGGCTGCGAAGCGTGGCGGGCGGGCAGCCAGGGCCGCTGAAGCGACCGAATTCGCTCTTTCTCTGGAGCCTCACGAAGACGCGGTCGTGCTGCTCGAACAGGATGGCGTGTATTCGTGGGAGTTCGCGACCGAGGCCACGACTCGATCGGCCGCAGGCCAGAAGCGCGGCCGGGCCGCGGCCCCTGCTCAGAGGATGGTGAAGTTCCAGATCACGCCGGCCCTCCAGGCGGCCCCGAAGCGAGGCGAGACGCGACGTGGAATCATCGGCGACTTCATCGCGGAGAAAGTCAGGGCGTTCGTCTTCAAATTCGCCGCTCGCATCGCCGTCGGCAGCGCCATGGCGTTTCTCGAGCGGAACGTGCGGCGCGGCCTCGTCGCGATGTCGGATGGGGACCCGAGCCGTTGGGGCTTGCTTGACGACCCCACGTCGCTCCTGCCGAAGGATCGACCGGCGCGCGTCCTGCTCTTCGTCCACGGCACGTTCAGCAGCACGATCGGTTCCTACGGCGCGCTGTCTGCAACGCCCTGGGGACAGGAATTCCTCAAAGCGGCCCGCGAAAACTACGACCTGGTGATCGGCTTCGATCACGCGACGCTCAGCAACGACCCCTTGGAGAATGCGTCGGACTTGCTCGCTCGCCTCCAGAGCATCTCATGGCCGCATCCTCCTCGGCTCGACGTGGTCACGCACAGCCGCGGGGGGCTGGTCCTCCGGAGCCTGTCCGAACACCTCCTGCCCCTGGCCAGCTTCCCGGTCCTGATCGAGCGAGTCGTCTTCGTCGCCGTGACCAACGGCGGCACCCGGCTGGCCGAACCGGCGAACTGGCACGCCATGATCGATTTCTACACCAATCTCTCGGTCGCGGCCTGTCGCGTGATCGGCATGATGCCCCAGGCCAAGGCGGTCACCCTCGTCCTCGGGGAGATCGCTCAAGGCCTTGGCTCGCTGGTGAAGTACTTGGCGACGACCATCGTCACCGAACGCGCCGTACCCGGGCTGGCCGCGATGGAGCCGGACGGCGATTTCATCAAAAAGCTCAACGAGGAGCAGGTGAACCAGCCGAGCATCGCCAACAGTTACTACTGCGCGATCACGTCCGAGTTCGAGCCGCGCGTCTTCGGCGGCGATCACGAGCCGAAGGAGTTCCCGGGCCGCCTGCTGCAGTGGATCATCGACGTTTTCGCCAAGCAGTTGATCAAGGAGGCGAATGACCTGGTAGTCGATACGGCCTCCATGACCCGGGTGGACCCGCAACTCGGCAAGTACATCAAGGACACCCTCGATTTCGGCAAGAACCCGCAGGTCTATCACACCAACTATTTCGTCCGGCCCGAGGTCGCCAACGCCCTGGCTCGCTGGCTGAGACTCGCCGGCCCGGCTGAGATCGAGACCAGGCCCCGGTCTACCAACACGACACGCGGTGGAACTCGCCGTCCGAAGGGAGGTAAGAGAGGCCTCCCCAGGGCGGCAGCTTTCAGTCCTGACGTGATCGAGGTGGGTGGGGTGGCCGGCGCCGAGATCCCCGCGGCGGTGGACACAGACATCGTCGTGATGGCAGCTACGACGCCAGTTGAGGAGGCCCTCGAGTCGATCAAGCAGGACAGCCCGAGCTACGTGGTGATCCGGCGGGAGCATCAAGGTGAGATGCTCAACTATGCGTTCTCGAGCGAAGAGGTGCTCGAGCAGGCGAAGATCATCGAGGGCCAAACCTCGCTCCACAGCGCCCTCAACCTCCACGAGACCGGCCGCTCGGACACGCGTTCGGTGACCGACTCGATGATTCCCGCCGCTTCAAAGGGGTTCGAGTCGACGACGCGTCGCGCGGTCGTCCTCTCTGGGTACAAGCCGGTCGGCGTCCTCCCCGAGGAATCGGAGCTCTCCAACGCGGAGGAGTTGGCCAACCTCGCGAGACTGGCCGTCAATCCGACGAAGGATGCTGACAAGGTCCTGGCTCGTCGGGCGATGCCGACCTTCGCGATCGCCCACGGGACCGCGCCGGATCCTACGCCACGGCCAGCCAATCGAGGTGGAGGCGGTACGACCCGAAGTGGAGACGGTGCGAGCCGAGGAGGCGGCGGTGCGACCCGGGGACCGGGAAAGAAGACGGCCGTCGAGCCGAAGGTTACCTGCCACTTCCGCGCCGAGATGGAAGAAGAGGTGGTCCTCAACCGTACGACGACGGTCGAAGTCCTCGTCTCGCGCGAAGTCATAGGCAAGGCGATCCACGCCGCGGCCTCGGAGAGTCAGGTTGAGATCGACCCGAGTCGGAAGCTGCTGATCCAGGTCTTGCCCAAGGTCAACTTCGAGTCGGTCGACGAGGACTGGGTCGAGATCGATCCACCGAAGCCCGGCGAGCCGACGCCGCTCTATTTCATCCTCAGGCCGACGCACGTCGGCGAGGGCGAGGTCCGCGTGGTGGCGCGGCAGGGCCAGGTGCCTCTGGTCACCCTCGTGCTGAAGCCCCAGATCGTCAAGACCCGGGGCAAGTCTCCCCGCAGGGCCTCGGCGAGCGCGACGACCGCCGAGGCGCCAAAGCTGGCCGCCCCGCTGCACCAACTCACCATCATCGAGCGTCGGAACGGCGATGACGTCTCCTACAGCTACCGGTTGCAATCTCCCGCCCTCAAAGTGCTGGAACGGGGCGATTCGAAGCCGCTCGTCGGCGATCGTAAGCGGTATGTGGAGGAACTCTACAAGACGATCGAAGACCGGTGGGTCAGCACCGACGGGGACCAGGATGACTTCCTCGAAGAGCTGCGCGCGATCGGCGCGGTGATGTTCAACGAGTTGATTCCGGATAAATTGCAGCGAGTGTTGTGGGATTATCGAGACCAGCTCAAAAGCATCATGGTCATGGCCGAGGAGCCCTTCATCCCCTGGGAATTGGTGCACCTCTGCGCGCCCGGAAAGCCGCTGGGCTCGGAGGAGCGATTCCTGGGGCAGTTGGGCCTCGTGAGATGGCTCGACGATGCGGGTTGGCCGAACGAGAAGGTGGGTGACCACGCGGGGAAAGCTCGCTACGTGATCCCTAGCTACCCCCATCCCGACTACGTGCTTCCCGAGGCGGAGAAGGAGTGGAAATTCCTGGAGGACGAATTTAAGGCCACGAGGGTGGAGGCGAAGTCCGGCGCCGTACGGAAACTGCTCGCCCAGCCGGGGGCGTTCGACCTGCTCCACTTCGCCTGTCACGGCGTCGCCGATCAGGGGAATATCTCTGACGCCCAGCTCCTGATGGAGGGCCGCGTCGAGGGGGGCAAGTACGTTCTCGACAAGCTTACCGCGACGACCGTCGAGTCCCACGCGAATCTGGGGTCGGACGGGCGGGCGCCGATCGTCGTCCTGAACGCTTGCCAGGCCGGGCGAGCAGGTTACAAACTGACCGGGGTCGGCGGCTTCGCCCAGGCCTTCCTCAGGCGTGGTGCGGGGGCCTTCGTCGGCACGCTCTGGTCGGTCGGGGACAGCCCCGCGAGGACCTTCACCGAGTCCTTCTACACTCATCTCAAGCAGGGGGCGATGATCTCCGAGGCGGCCGTCGCGGCCCGCGAGGAAGCCCGCAAGGCTGGCGATGCGACGTGGCTGGCGTACGTGGTCTACGGGCACCCGCACGCGAAACTCGGCTGA
- a CDS encoding glycoside hydrolase family 43 protein has protein sequence MNSTRRLRLAACLLLLAIPRSGHSQEKTSGNPIFEGWYADPEGVVFGDTYWIYPTYSARYGEQVFFDAFSSKDLLTWEKHPRVLDGKSVAWAKRAMWAPAVVEKGGKYYFFFGANDIQNDQTLGGIGVAVADDPAGPFKDYLGKPLVDRFHNGAQPIDQFVFKDADGAYYLIYGGWRHCNIARLNDDFTGFVPFKDGVSFKEITPEGYVEGPFMFIRNGKYYFMWSEGGWKGPDYSVAYAIADSPFGPFKRVGKILKQDPEIATGAGHHSVIHVPGTDEYFIVYHRRPRGQTDANARITCIDRMEFDDKGAIKPIRITNEGVPARPLR, from the coding sequence ATGAATTCGACACGCCGACTTCGACTCGCAGCCTGTCTTCTTCTCCTCGCGATCCCTCGGTCCGGACATTCCCAGGAGAAGACGTCCGGCAATCCGATCTTCGAAGGCTGGTACGCCGATCCCGAGGGCGTCGTCTTCGGCGACACGTACTGGATCTATCCGACCTATTCTGCCCGGTACGGCGAACAGGTCTTCTTCGACGCCTTCTCGTCGAAGGATCTCCTGACGTGGGAGAAGCATCCGCGCGTCCTCGATGGGAAGTCCGTCGCCTGGGCGAAGCGTGCGATGTGGGCGCCCGCCGTGGTGGAGAAGGGGGGCAAGTACTACTTCTTCTTCGGCGCAAACGACATCCAGAACGACCAGACCCTCGGCGGCATCGGCGTCGCGGTGGCCGACGATCCCGCGGGTCCGTTCAAGGACTACCTCGGCAAGCCGCTCGTCGACAGATTTCACAACGGCGCCCAACCCATCGACCAGTTCGTCTTCAAGGACGCCGACGGGGCTTACTACCTGATCTACGGCGGCTGGCGGCACTGCAACATCGCCCGGCTCAACGACGACTTCACGGGCTTCGTCCCCTTCAAGGACGGCGTCTCCTTCAAGGAGATCACCCCGGAAGGCTACGTCGAAGGTCCGTTCATGTTCATCCGAAACGGCAAGTACTATTTCATGTGGTCGGAGGGAGGCTGGAAGGGTCCGGATTACAGCGTCGCCTACGCGATCGCCGATTCCCCCTTCGGCCCCTTCAAGCGCGTCGGCAAGATCCTGAAGCAAGACCCCGAGATCGCCACGGGAGCCGGTCACCACTCGGTGATCCACGTCCCGGGAACCGACGAATACTTCATCGTCTACCACCGCCGCCCTCGCGGCCAGACCGACGCCAACGCCCGCATCACCTGCATCGACCGCATGGAGTTCGACGACAAGGGCGCGATCAAGCCGATCCGCATCACCAACGAAGGCGTCCCGGCCCGTCCGCTGCGATGA
- a CDS encoding zinc ribbon domain-containing protein — MKIEFACPFCRKPHSVEPELAGRRGRCKDCGTVMRIPGERVASGAHKATPREAPAARVSAPAEVKSTTRPRPRPAPVREPEPIVEVSDPYGLADEVPAPSSRQGLVETGVAEPEYAPLPRAGFEPSAKLKRKRRDEGPWGLQIRQAAMGLMIIVAFLGRVSRGLQRGGQWDAVSYVGTGALGLCVIGGVLVVIGLVGAAISFARGNRLAFSGESTREQLDWFVTIALLALNLYVGFGLPGTSHIVLTAWDARLSSTEKADIAAYDRMLSSTVSFHNRFADALETLPAPTSPGGSEAWTALGVLALEGERLKTETHSTPLPTRAQVKELFSRHHAPLLTAFARTAQASHDVVARLNLPADSEFGQMLRETETHCIDCEQIYTKHFPAGATDSAGWYFVVYGSDLAPQR; from the coding sequence ATGAAGATCGAGTTCGCCTGCCCGTTCTGTCGCAAGCCGCACTCGGTGGAGCCCGAACTGGCTGGGCGGCGGGGCCGCTGCAAGGATTGCGGGACGGTGATGCGAATCCCCGGGGAGCGGGTGGCGTCGGGGGCCCACAAGGCGACGCCCCGCGAAGCACCGGCGGCGCGCGTCTCAGCCCCGGCCGAGGTGAAGTCGACGACTCGCCCGCGGCCCAGGCCCGCGCCCGTTCGCGAGCCCGAGCCGATCGTCGAAGTCAGCGACCCTTACGGGCTGGCCGACGAGGTTCCCGCGCCGTCCTCGCGGCAGGGGCTCGTCGAGACGGGAGTCGCCGAGCCGGAATACGCCCCCCTGCCCCGCGCGGGGTTCGAGCCGTCGGCGAAGCTGAAACGGAAGCGGAGGGATGAAGGCCCCTGGGGGTTGCAGATCCGACAGGCCGCGATGGGGTTGATGATCATCGTGGCCTTCCTGGGGCGGGTCTCGCGAGGGCTGCAACGAGGCGGCCAGTGGGACGCAGTGTCCTACGTGGGCACGGGGGCGTTGGGGCTCTGCGTGATCGGCGGCGTGCTCGTCGTGATCGGCCTGGTGGGCGCGGCGATCAGCTTTGCTCGGGGGAACCGCCTCGCGTTCAGCGGCGAGAGCACGCGCGAGCAGCTCGATTGGTTCGTGACCATCGCCCTGCTGGCCCTCAATCTCTACGTCGGCTTCGGCTTGCCGGGGACCTCGCATATCGTGTTGACGGCGTGGGACGCCAGGCTGTCTTCCACGGAGAAGGCCGACATCGCCGCATACGACCGCATGCTGAGCTCAACGGTGAGCTTCCATAACCGCTTCGCAGACGCACTCGAAACGCTGCCGGCGCCGACTTCCCCCGGCGGGAGTGAAGCCTGGACGGCTCTCGGCGTGCTCGCGCTCGAAGGCGAGCGTCTCAAGACCGAGACACACTCAACGCCCTTGCCCACTCGCGCCCAGGTCAAGGAACTCTTCAGTCGGCATCACGCGCCGCTGCTCACCGCGTTCGCCCGCACCGCTCAGGCCTCGCACGACGTCGTGGCCCGGCTGAACCTCCCCGCGGATTCCGAATTCGGTCAGATGCTTCGTGAAACCGAGACCCACTGCATCGACTGCGAACAGATCTACACGAAACACTTTCCAGCCGGCGCCACTGACAGCGCCGGCTGGTACTTCGTCGTCTATGGCTCGGATCTCGCGCCCCAGCGGTGA